From the genome of Triticum aestivum cultivar Chinese Spring chromosome 3B, IWGSC CS RefSeq v2.1, whole genome shotgun sequence, one region includes:
- the LOC123068369 gene encoding receptor like protein 22 has translation MAMVWRMLLLFLAVLHAQATSGAHGDGNLTLLCHSDEAATLLQLKKSILFSKAITSLPSWQDGSNCCHWEGVGCGGSTGRVTTLNLNGRGLISPGLDPVIFNLTSLRFLDLSMNDFSGKSMISGFSGYSMPTVGFERLTFLAHLNLSKSGFEGEIPIAIGKLENLVSLDLSIDVEDDFLLNSSWISDFQGLVGNLRNLRELYLDGVDMSRSGEGWCDTLVKSTPRLQVLSLGECYLYGPIHQSLLNLSSLTVINLQSNSDIFAGRFPEFFMDFVNLTVLQVYDNNLEGWFPPRIFQSKRLRFLDLSGNTALSGSLLNFSDARSLHSLILYETNFSFSKPSSFSNFFSLQELALDAKYISAEFRSSLNMLPSLSVLWLSGLGFSGELESTFSWIRDLKNLAGLVLFECDLSSTKSSSISNFNSLRRLSIFTCNLTMPILSAVGNLMDLQSLVISGCGLSGPMPSSIGNLTNLRTLDISYCDFLGPIPISIGNLVNLRSLSLSSSRFSGPMPSEMGNITNLRSLHIIDCGFPGPVPSTIGNLVNLRSMHLLYSNFSGPIPCTIGNLSRLQSMQLECKLSGTIPYEIGQLKELTSFVLGGNNFTGEIPNSVGNLTNLQYLDLSRNYLNGEIPASLSNLPLQHLDLSQNQLSGPIKEFTVASLGLEYLDLGVNELTGQIPRSILDLTSLRKLFIEWNNLVGLVQLTSFWRLRNLIDLRLSHNKLSIVDGEGNNNSSTYLSRISTLELACCNITKFPTVLARVSYVRDLDLSCNRLSGDIPDRIWGRWNNSLSYLNLSHNLFTGMQLNSYFLPSSTLEILDLSANRLEGQIPIPYSPLLFVDYSHNNFSSVLPNFTSYLGTTYLSMSNNSINGCMTDSVCSGIMGVFDLSYNNFSGPIPACLIESGGLMVLNLRENNFEGTLPSKITSECTFQTIDLHGNKIEGKLPRALSNCSKLEVLDIGNNLLLDTFPSWLGELPNLYVLILRSNQFYGSVDDVVGNYQTREYFPTLQIIDLAANNFSGNLNSKWFRKLKSMMMRFNSAGDIVSAKNIPGIQAFYQDTVVITYKGSEVTFGRILTTLTAIDLSNNRLEGTIPESVGQLVSLRVLNMSHNAFTGKIPTQLGGVTDLESLDMSCNQLAGEIPQELTNLTSLATLNLSDNRLVGKIPQSGQFLTFDINSFEGNLGLCGPPFSKPCGVSLAPPSPARVEKSSNVDVILFLFVGLGFGVGFAAAILMRWGRIRKWFVKSARALWT, from the exons ATGGCTATGGTTTGGCGGATGCTACTGCTCTTTCTTGCAGTGCTCCACGCACAAGCCACCTCCGGAGCACACGGTGATGGTAACCTCACTCTCCTATGCCATTCAGATGAAGCAGCAACCCTCCTCCAACTAAAGAAATCCATCTTATTCTCTAAAGCCATCACCAGCCTTCCATCTTGGCAAGACGGCAGCAACTGTTGTCATTGGGAAGGTGTTGGCTGCGGTGGCTCCACTGGTCGTGTCACGACCCTCAACCTCAATGGTCGTGGCTTGATCAGCCCAGGTCTTGACCCTGTGATCTTTAATCTCACCTCTCTCCGATTTCTCGACCTTAGCATGAATGACTTTAGCGGAAAGTCCATGATAAGTGGATTTAGCGGCTATAGCATGCCCACTGTTGGATTCGAGAGACTTACTTTTCTCGCCCACCTCAACCTCTCCAAATCAGGATTTGAGGGTGAAATCCCTATTGCCATCGGCAAACTTGAGAATCTTGTCTCCTTAGATCTTTCTATTGACGTGGAAGATGACTTCCTACTGAACTCGTCATGGATATCTGATTTTCAAGGCCTAGTGGGGAACCTCCGCAATCTGAGAGAGCTCTACCTTGATGGTGTGGATATGTCTCGTAGCGGAGAAGGGTGGTGTGACACTCTAGTTAAATCTACTCCTCGTCTTCAGGTTCTTAGCTTGGGGGAGTGTTATCTCTACGGTCCGATCCACCAATCCCTTTTGAACCTCAGCTCTCTAACTGTGATCAATCTCCAAAGCAACAGTGATATCTTTGCTGGACGGTTTCCAGAGTTCTTCATGGATTTTGTCAATTTAACTGTGCTTCAAGTTTATGATAATAATCTTGAGGGATGGTTCCCTCCTAGGATCTTCCAGTCGAAAAGACTAAGGTTCCTTGATTTGTCTGGCAATACAGCCCTTTCCGGGAGTTTGCTGAACTTTTCTGATGCAAGGTCTTTACATTCTTTGATACTATATGAGACCAACTTTTCATTTTCTAAACCAAGCTCTTTCAGCAATTTCTTCTCATTGCAAGAGTTAGCTCTCGATGCAAAATATATTTCTGCTGAGTTTCGCTCTTCACTCAATATGCTTCCCTCTTTGAGCGTATTGTGGCTCAGTGGGTTGGGCTTCTCAGGAGAGTTAGAATCAACATTTTCATGGATTCGGGACCTGAAGAACTTGGCAGGCTTGGTACTTTTCGAATGCGACCTCTCTAGCACAAAATCGTCCTCCATTAGCAACTTCAACAGCTTGAGAAGACTGAGTATTTTCACTTGCAACCTCACTATGCCAATACTATCTGCAGTTGGTAATCTCATGGACTTGCAAAGCTTGGTTATATCTGGTTGTGGACTAAGTGGGCCGATGCCATCTTCAATTGGCAACCTCACAAATTTAAGAACATTGGATATCTCTTATTGTGATTTTCTAGGGCCAATCCCAATTTCAATTGGCAATCTCGTGAATTTGAGAAGCCTGAGTCTATCTTCTTCTCGCTTTTCTGGACCCATGCCCTCTGAAATGGGCAACATCACGAATTTAAGAAGCTTGCATATCATTGATTGCGGTTTTCCAGGGCCAGTGCCATCTACAATTGGCAATCTCGTGAATTTGAGAAGCATGCATCTATTATATTCTAACTTTTCTGGGCCAATACCGTGCACAATTGGCAACCTCAGTAGGTTGCAAAGCATGCAACTCGAGTGCAAGCTTTCTGGGACAATACCATATGAAATTGGGCAGCTCAAGGAGTTGACATCTTTCGTACTTGGAGGTAACAACTTTACTGGGGAAATACCAAATTCTGTTGGTAATTTGACTAATCTGCAGTATTTGGATCTCTCACGGAATTATCTCAACG gggAAATTCCAGCTTCTCTCTCCAATCTTCCATTGCAACACTTGGATCTTTCTCAGAACCAACTTTCTGGCCCTATAAAGGAGTTCACGGTGGCATCTTTGGGCTTGGAGTACTTGGACCTAGGCGTGAATGAATTGACTGGGCAGATTCCAAGGTCCATTCTTGACCTCACAAGTTTAAGAAAACTGTTTATTGAATGGAACAACTTGGTAGGTTTGGTGCAACTTACCTCATTTTGGAGGCTAAGAAACCTAATTGATCTGAGGCTTTCGCACAATAAATTGTCTATCGTGGATGGAGAAGGCAATAATAACTCCTCAACCTATCTCTCTAGAATTTCCACCTTAGAGCTTGCGTGTTGCAACATAACCAAATTTCCGACTGTTTTGGCACGTGTTAGCTATGTGCGTGATTTGGATCTCTCATGCAATAGACTCAGTGGGGACATACCAGATCGGATATGGGGGAGATGGAACAATAGTCTTTCATATTTAAATCTTTCACACAACCTGTTCACCGGTATGCAACTTAATTCATATTTTCTCCCTTCAAGTACACTGGAAATTCTTGATCTTAGTGCTAATCGTCTCGAGGGGCAGATTCCTATACCATACTCGCCATTGTTATTTGTGGATTATTCACACAATAATTTCTCTTCTGTTCTTCCAAACTTCACTTCATATCTTGGTACCACATATCTCAGCATGTCCAACAACAGTATAAATGGATGCATGACAGATTCAGTTTGCAGTGGAATTATGGGTGTGTTTGACCTATCCTACAACAATTTTAGTGGGCCGATTCCTGCCTGTCTGATAGAAAGTGGTGGACTGATGGTGTTAAATTTGAGGGAAAATAACTTTGAAGGGACGTTGCCATCCAAAATTACAAGTGAATGTACTTTCCAGACAATAGATTTACATGGCAATAAGATTGAGGGGAAGCTTCCGAGGGCACTTTCTAACTGCAGTAAGTTGGAGGTTCTTGACATTGGAAACAACCTGTTACTTGATACTTTCCCATCTTGGCTAGGGGAGCTTCCCAATCTTTATGTTCTTATCTTAAGATCCAACCAATTCTATGGTTCGGTAGATGATGTTGTTGGGAATTACCAAACCAGAGAGTACTTCCCTACCTTGCAAATTATTGATCTTGCTGCGAACAACTTCTCTGGCAATTTAAATTCAAAATGGTTTAGAAAATTAAAATCAATGATGATGAGGTTCAATAGTGCAGGAGATATTGTCAGTGCTAAAAACATACCAGGTATTCAGGCATTCTACCAGGACACTGTAGTGATAACATACAAGGGCTCCGAGGTGACATTTGGAAGGATCCTGACCACTTTAACAGCAATTGACCTTTCAAATAATAGATTGGAAGGTACCATTCCTGAGTCAGTTGGACAACTTGTTTCACTGCGCGTACTGAACATGTCACACAATGCATTCACGGGAAAAATTCCAACCCAGCTTGGCGGTGTGACTGATCTGGAGTCACTAGACATGTCTTGCAACCAACTCGCTGGGGAGATTCCACAGGAACTCACAAATCTCACCTCTCTGGCCACCCTGAACTTGTCCGACAACCGGTTGGTGGGGAAGATACCGCAGTCAGGCCAGTTCCTCACATTTGACATCAATTCATTCGAAGGGAATTTGGGGTTGTGTGGACCGCCATTCTCCAAGCCTTGTGGCGTATCACTTGCTCCTCCAAGCCCTGCCCGTGTGGAGAAGTCTTCTAATGTGGATGTCATCCTGTTTCTCTTTGTCGGGCTGGGCTTCGGTGTTGGATTTGCAGCTGCCATTCTGATGAGATGGGGTCGAATCAGAAAATGGTTTGTTAAATCTGCAAGAGCTTTGTGGACTTGA